A region of Paenimyroides aestuarii DNA encodes the following proteins:
- a CDS encoding methylmalonyl-CoA mutase family protein: MEQKIYTPINKVRIVTAAALFDGHDAAINIMRRIIQATGCEVIHLGHDKSVEDVVNTAIQEDANAIAMTSYQGGHNEYFKYMYDLLQEKGAGHIKIVGGGGGVILPTEIKELMDYGITRIYSPDDGRELGLQGMINDMVQKADFPTGSLQIPAGKDIYQSLKDKDITTIARLISLAENREEDFLKVFDFNKVENKSAPVLGITGTGGAGKSSMVDEIVRRFLIDFPEKTIALVSVDPSKKKTGGALLGDRIRMNSINNPRVYMRSLATRQSNLALSKYVEEAIQVLKAAQYDLIILETSGIGQSDTEILDHSDASLYIMTPEFGAATQLEKIDMLDFADIVAINKFDKRGALDALRDVKKQYQRNHNLWDVNPDEMPVFGTIASQFNDPGTNQLYQSIIDKVVEKTGADLKSTFEITKEMSEKIFVIPPARIRYLSEIAENNRAYDNKTLSQKEVAQKLYGIFKTIETVSGKLPILTQHGIEISGMQNEDLSKLLLAEFDKLKRDLNPYNWEVITTWDEKVNKYKNPIYSFKVRDKEIKIQTHSESLSHLQIPKIALPKYEAWGDILRWVLQENVPGEFPFTSGLYPFKREGEDPTRMFAGEGGPERTNRRFHYVSKGMPAKRLSTAFDSVTLYGNDPGFRPDIYGKIGNAGVSICCLDDAKKLYSGFDLSHPATSVSMTINGPAPMLLGFFMNAAIDQNCEKYIKENGLEAEIEAKIKAIYEDNGLERPRYNGDLPEGNDGLGLMLLGVTGDQVLPADVYAEIKKNTLAQVRGTVQADILKEDQAQNTCIFSTEFALRLMGDVQEYFIEKNVRNFYSVSISGYHIAEAGANPVTQLAFTLANGFTYVEYYLSRGMDINAFGPNLSFFFSNGIDPEYSVIGRVARRIWAKALKQKYGANERAQMLKYHIQTSGRSLHAQEIDFNDIRTTLQALYAIYDNCNSLHTNAYDEAITTPTEESVRRAMAIQLIINKELGLAKNENPIQGSFIIEELTDLVEEAVLAEFDRITERGGVLGAMETMYQRSKIQEESLYYETLKHNGDFPIIGVNTFLSSTGSKTVVPAEVIRATEDEKQFQIKTKENLHKAKAQKATEELARIQEVAIQNQNIFEALMDAAKVCSLGQITDALFKVGGQYRRNM; encoded by the coding sequence ATGGAACAAAAAATATATACACCTATAAACAAAGTTCGTATCGTTACAGCTGCTGCTTTGTTTGATGGGCACGATGCAGCAATAAACATTATGCGCCGAATTATTCAAGCTACTGGCTGTGAAGTAATTCACTTAGGTCATGATAAATCGGTTGAAGACGTGGTGAACACTGCTATTCAAGAAGATGCAAATGCTATTGCCATGACTTCTTATCAAGGTGGACACAATGAATATTTTAAGTATATGTATGATTTGCTTCAAGAAAAAGGAGCAGGTCATATAAAAATAGTTGGCGGCGGCGGCGGCGTAATACTTCCAACTGAAATTAAAGAGTTGATGGATTATGGTATTACACGTATTTATTCGCCAGACGATGGTCGTGAGTTGGGGTTACAAGGCATGATTAACGATATGGTGCAAAAAGCCGATTTCCCAACAGGTTCACTCCAAATTCCTGCGGGGAAAGACATCTATCAATCGTTAAAAGACAAAGATATTACTACAATTGCCCGATTAATTTCATTGGCAGAGAACCGCGAGGAAGACTTTTTAAAAGTTTTCGATTTTAATAAAGTTGAAAACAAATCGGCACCCGTTTTAGGAATTACAGGGACAGGTGGTGCAGGTAAATCGTCGATGGTTGATGAAATCGTGCGCAGATTTTTGATTGATTTTCCTGAAAAAACCATAGCGTTGGTTTCAGTAGATCCATCTAAAAAGAAAACCGGCGGTGCTTTGTTGGGCGATCGTATTCGTATGAATTCTATCAATAATCCGCGTGTGTATATGCGTTCATTGGCTACACGTCAATCCAATTTGGCACTTTCAAAATATGTAGAAGAAGCCATTCAGGTTTTAAAAGCAGCACAGTATGATTTAATTATATTAGAAACATCAGGGATTGGACAATCTGATACCGAGATTTTGGATCATTCTGATGCTTCATTGTATATTATGACACCTGAATTTGGTGCAGCTACACAGTTAGAAAAAATCGACATGTTGGATTTTGCAGATATCGTAGCCATTAATAAATTCGATAAACGTGGCGCATTAGATGCCTTGCGTGATGTAAAAAAACAATACCAACGCAATCATAATTTGTGGGATGTGAATCCTGATGAAATGCCGGTTTTTGGAACAATAGCTTCACAGTTCAACGATCCAGGAACCAATCAATTGTATCAATCAATCATTGATAAAGTGGTGGAAAAAACCGGTGCAGATTTAAAATCTACTTTTGAAATTACAAAGGAAATGTCTGAGAAAATCTTTGTAATTCCACCAGCTCGTATCCGTTATTTGTCTGAAATTGCAGAAAACAACAGAGCTTACGATAACAAAACACTTTCACAAAAAGAAGTTGCTCAAAAATTATACGGAATCTTTAAAACCATTGAAACAGTTTCGGGTAAATTACCTATTCTAACACAGCATGGAATTGAAATTTCAGGAATGCAAAATGAAGATTTATCAAAACTTTTATTAGCCGAATTTGATAAATTAAAACGCGATTTAAATCCATACAATTGGGAAGTAATCACTACTTGGGACGAAAAAGTAAACAAGTATAAAAATCCGATTTATTCATTCAAAGTTCGCGATAAAGAAATTAAAATTCAAACACATTCCGAATCGTTATCACACTTACAAATTCCTAAAATTGCTTTACCAAAATACGAAGCTTGGGGCGATATTTTACGCTGGGTGTTGCAAGAAAATGTACCAGGAGAATTTCCATTTACATCAGGCTTGTATCCGTTTAAGCGAGAAGGCGAAGACCCAACACGTATGTTTGCTGGTGAAGGCGGTCCGGAGCGTACCAATCGTCGTTTCCACTATGTATCAAAAGGAATGCCTGCTAAAAGGTTGTCAACCGCTTTTGATTCGGTAACTTTATACGGAAATGACCCAGGTTTTAGACCCGATATTTACGGAAAAATTGGTAATGCAGGAGTTTCGATTTGTTGTTTAGATGATGCGAAAAAATTGTATTCTGGTTTCGATTTATCACACCCGGCAACATCGGTTTCTATGACCATCAACGGACCAGCGCCTATGTTGTTAGGCTTTTTTATGAATGCCGCAATCGATCAAAACTGTGAAAAATACATTAAAGAAAATGGTTTAGAAGCAGAAATTGAAGCAAAAATAAAAGCAATTTACGAAGACAATGGCTTAGAAAGACCAAGATACAATGGCGATTTGCCGGAAGGAAACGATGGTTTAGGTTTGATGCTATTGGGTGTAACAGGCGATCAGGTTTTACCGGCTGATGTATATGCTGAAATTAAAAAGAACACCTTGGCACAAGTTCGTGGAACGGTTCAGGCAGATATTTTAAAAGAAGATCAAGCACAAAACACGTGTATTTTCTCCACCGAATTTGCATTGCGTTTAATGGGCGATGTGCAGGAATATTTCATTGAAAAAAATGTTCGTAATTTTTATTCGGTTTCCATTTCGGGCTATCATATTGCCGAAGCAGGTGCAAATCCGGTGACGCAATTGGCTTTTACATTGGCAAATGGTTTCACTTATGTAGAATATTATTTGTCAAGAGGAATGGATATTAATGCATTCGGCCCCAACTTATCATTCTTTTTCTCGAATGGTATCGATCCGGAGTATTCCGTAATAGGTCGTGTGGCACGTAGAATCTGGGCAAAAGCCTTAAAACAAAAATATGGAGCTAACGAACGTGCACAGATGTTGAAATACCACATTCAAACATCGGGTAGATCGTTGCACGCACAAGAAATAGATTTTAACGATATTCGTACAACATTACAAGCATTGTATGCAATTTATGACAACTGTAACTCGTTGCACACCAATGCGTACGATGAAGCTATTACAACGCCAACCGAAGAGTCGGTGCGCAGAGCAATGGCAATTCAGTTGATTATTAATAAAGAATTAGGATTGGCGAAAAACGAAAATCCAATACAAGGATCATTCATTATTGAAGAATTAACCGATTTGGTGGAAGAGGCGGTTTTGGCAGAGTTTGATCGTATTACAGAACGTGGCGGTGTGTTGGGAGCAATGGAAACCATGTATCAACGCTCTAAAATTCAAGAAGAATCATTGTATTATGAAACGTTGAAACACAATGGCGATTTCCCAATCATTGGGGTAAACACTTTTTTAAGTTCAACAGGATCAAAAACAGTTGTTCCGGCAGAAGTAATTCGTGCAACCGAAGATGAAAAACAGTTTCAAATTAAAACTAAAGAAAATCTTCACAAAGCAAAAGCACAAAAAGCAACAGAAGAATTGGCAAGAATACAAGAAGTTGCTATACAAAACCAAAATATTTTTGAAGCTTTGATGGATGCTGCCAAAGTATGTTCATTAGGTCAGATAACCGATGCTTTATTTAAAGTAGGCGGTCAATACCGCAGAAATATGTAA
- a CDS encoding T9SS type B sorting domain-containing protein — protein MANSNTNWIVNPTQFQNTVNPQTIWVRIEDTSKPGGCARVMSFQIEVVAPFVLQQPLPIVLCDTDQINDGLREFDLTIREYELFGGQPPFGTVINYYLTQQAAENDFNKIANPSKFYNTVNPQTIYIGVENQYGCRSVTTLTLRVLPVPEPNYTPTPLELCEDTFNTGMATFDLRDAEASIGNFGNYTYTYYASEIGAHTQDPLSLIGTPSNFFTGTSQVYVRVENSFTDTNQRCYVVVVLDLVVHPWPTVGPMTTLAACMDNPTRSTKFNLRDKDAQALGTQDPATHIVRYFATEENAEDNVNPLPYTYENTTLDRQQIWVRVENSETGCFNISTFFIQIEQAVYAFAASDTEFCETDFENDGVSIVDLSGLDAEIIGNQPAAADVFVQYERWDGTIVNKNSVQVFDGEVIRAVVKYTNTNLVCSASVTFTVRLKDAPEVLPLENGVVCYEYRDQSSIISGHYLETGIQEDTGYTLVWTRDGQPLTPTVADVLNDGGRLYVKRGGTYRVVVTGPNGCSTTRTAVVNEAPSVTIDEVKLTDSFGDTNAIEVMAYAGPGVQLEYKLDNGPWQDSNIFLDVTPGEHTVYVRIQGQPCEASKVINVMDYPKYFTPNNDGYNDTWNIWSLKNQPNAKIYIFDRFGKLIKQLSGASEGWDGTFNGKPMPSTDYWFKAEYVDPKTGLTKEVTGHFSLKR, from the coding sequence TTGGCTAATAGTAATACGAATTGGATTGTAAACCCTACACAGTTCCAAAATACAGTAAACCCACAAACAATATGGGTTCGTATAGAAGATACATCAAAACCAGGTGGTTGTGCACGTGTGATGAGTTTCCAAATAGAGGTAGTTGCACCATTTGTGTTACAGCAGCCATTGCCAATCGTATTATGTGATACCGATCAAATAAACGATGGATTGCGCGAGTTTGATTTAACCATCCGCGAATATGAATTGTTTGGCGGTCAGCCACCATTTGGAACAGTAATCAATTATTACCTAACCCAGCAAGCAGCAGAGAACGATTTCAACAAAATCGCAAATCCAAGCAAGTTCTATAATACGGTAAACCCACAAACCATTTATATCGGCGTGGAGAACCAATACGGTTGTAGAAGTGTAACTACCTTAACATTACGCGTGTTACCAGTACCTGAACCGAACTATACACCAACACCATTGGAATTGTGTGAAGATACGTTTAATACAGGTATGGCAACCTTTGATTTAAGAGATGCAGAAGCAAGTATCGGTAATTTTGGTAATTATACCTATACGTATTATGCTTCAGAGATAGGTGCTCATACACAAGATCCTTTAAGCTTAATAGGTACACCAAGTAATTTCTTTACTGGTACATCACAAGTTTATGTACGTGTAGAAAACAGTTTCACAGATACAAACCAACGTTGTTATGTGGTTGTTGTTTTAGATTTGGTGGTACACCCATGGCCAACAGTAGGACCAATGACAACTTTGGCAGCATGTATGGATAACCCAACGCGTAGCACAAAGTTCAACCTACGCGATAAAGATGCGCAAGCCTTGGGTACGCAAGATCCAGCAACGCATATCGTAAGATATTTTGCTACCGAGGAAAATGCAGAAGACAATGTAAACCCATTGCCATATACCTATGAAAACACTACCTTAGATCGTCAGCAAATCTGGGTTCGTGTAGAAAACAGTGAAACAGGATGTTTTAATATATCTACCTTCTTTATCCAAATTGAGCAAGCAGTATATGCCTTTGCAGCGAGTGATACAGAATTCTGTGAAACCGATTTTGAAAACGATGGAGTATCGATAGTAGATTTAAGCGGATTAGACGCAGAGATTATTGGCAACCAACCAGCAGCAGCAGATGTATTTGTACAGTATGAGCGTTGGGATGGCACCATTGTAAACAAAAACAGCGTACAAGTTTTCGATGGGGAAGTAATAAGAGCAGTAGTAAAATACACCAATACGAATTTAGTATGTAGTGCAAGTGTAACCTTTACGGTTCGATTAAAAGACGCACCGGAAGTTTTACCATTAGAAAACGGAGTAGTATGTTACGAATACCGTGACCAATCTTCGATTATCAGTGGACATTACCTAGAAACAGGAATTCAAGAAGATACGGGTTATACCCTTGTTTGGACACGTGATGGGCAACCTTTAACGCCAACTGTAGCAGACGTGTTAAACGACGGCGGGCGATTATATGTAAAACGCGGTGGTACTTACCGAGTAGTGGTAACCGGTCCAAACGGATGTAGCACTACACGCACGGCAGTAGTAAATGAAGCGCCAAGCGTAACAATCGACGAAGTGAAGCTAACAGATAGCTTTGGTGATACCAACGCAATCGAAGTAATGGCTTATGCAGGTCCGGGCGTACAATTAGAGTATAAATTAGACAACGGTCCATGGCAAGATTCGAATATCTTTTTAGATGTAACGCCGGGTGAGCACACAGTTTATGTACGTATTCAAGGACAACCATGTGAGGCAAGTAAAGTAATCAACGTGATGGATTATCCAAAATACTTTACACCAAACAACGACGGTTACAACGATACTTGGAACATTTGGTCGTTAAAGAATCAGCCAAATGCCAAAATATACATCTTTGACCGTTTTGGAAAACTGATTAAACAATTAAGTGGAGCAAGCGAAGGCTGGGACGGAACCTTTAACGGAAAACCAATGCCATCAACCGACTACTGGTTTAAAGCAGAGTATGTAGATCCAAAAACAGGATTAACAAAAGAAGTTACAGGTCACTTCTCGTTGAAACGATAA
- a CDS encoding choice-of-anchor L domain-containing protein, with protein MKKKLYLRTNSFWVGLLLLFSVLGFSQPITVNTTTYTPEQLVKDVLIKTPCAQITNVTWSTGSSFPTGDQSNGIGYFQNTNPAFDMADGIILSTGKAIDGPGPRGLNGGSSSGTVNAWPDDLQLTTYMNNILGNTDAYHNATILEFDFVPFTSEMQFNFIFASEEYGSFQCDFSDAFAFFLTNTVAGTTTNLAIVPNTTSPISVVTIRDAAHNANCPSVNEQFFDSYNDGSTTSAINFRGQTVKMTAESPVVPFTKYHIKMVIQDRGDSALDSAVFIEGGSFNIGNLNLGNPVLIENGEGLCVGDSYTLNAGLDPNLFTFEWFKDGVQIPGQTGPTLTVTETGDYHVVAFVPNVLCDFVSDPVRIEFFDYVTISAPQNISLCPSSGSSTRFNLDDALTGVTSNPDILFSYYLTQQDAENDTNAISNFYNLPNSTVGSLTIWVRAYELNNPCPYVTSFTISLLNCSLTLNPLPDLSICEGESVQTFDLTVQTPVVYNNAAGYIVTYHLSKPDADTGINAIPSGSLATYNGTNGERIWVRVTDSNNSLSFGVTSFYLYRNLLPLIQTTVLPITACENGNTGLANFDLNLAYSTVPVSPLGVSLEFYSTQQDALLGNTALMLPVNYTGAAGTIYVRVRNLDGDCFTVVPLQLQIINTPVANSIAPLTYCDLNNDGFGEFNLDVTRVLIAGNPMPANSVVTFHETQGDADANANAIFNTGAYINKVKDQQTIYVRVGFTNSSCYNTVPLVLIVNKTPAITPIRGLQVCDINNDGVETVNLRSKESEMLTGLNAANYTVSYHISSAAAMANTGAIGNPTNFSTNVSTVVYVRVTDNTTGCFVVSRINIELVAMPVVANPLPTVTKCDTNGDGFEVFDLASLKAGIIGTQQGLDVSFHYNNIDAQTGVNPLANQYQNVSANVQTIYVRVFNASTGCFVVSTMNLEVKANPVIAVPSTPYIICSDSGFGTINIYLYGKALIDATGQNYGFQFFETESDAMNNINNISNPVAYNNLTPGNSTIWIRVNDPVSGCFSVYPIAFQLVVPPKLPASLPKLVECDVLGSTQDQLSIFDLTEQNAALLAAQTAQGTYQIRLLYYPSIG; from the coding sequence ATGAAGAAGAAATTATATTTAAGAACAAACAGTTTTTGGGTAGGTTTACTACTGTTATTTTCAGTTTTAGGTTTTAGCCAACCAATTACTGTTAATACTACTACCTATACGCCAGAGCAATTGGTTAAAGATGTTTTAATTAAAACACCTTGTGCCCAAATAACAAATGTCACCTGGTCAACAGGAAGCAGTTTTCCAACAGGTGACCAATCAAATGGTATTGGTTATTTTCAGAATACCAATCCCGCTTTTGATATGGCTGATGGTATTATTTTAAGTACAGGTAAAGCGATCGACGGTCCAGGTCCAAGAGGATTAAACGGAGGCTCAAGCAGTGGTACAGTGAATGCATGGCCTGATGATTTGCAACTTACCACCTACATGAATAATATATTAGGTAATACGGATGCGTATCATAATGCCACTATTTTAGAATTTGATTTTGTTCCTTTTACAAGTGAAATGCAATTTAATTTTATTTTTGCTTCTGAAGAATATGGGTCTTTTCAATGTGATTTTTCTGATGCATTTGCTTTTTTCTTAACGAATACAGTAGCTGGTACAACTACTAATCTAGCAATTGTACCCAATACTACAAGCCCTATTTCTGTAGTAACTATTAGAGATGCAGCGCATAATGCAAACTGTCCTTCTGTTAACGAACAGTTTTTTGATAGTTATAATGATGGAAGTACAACAAGTGCTATAAATTTTAGAGGACAAACCGTTAAAATGACGGCCGAATCTCCTGTTGTACCCTTTACTAAATATCATATCAAAATGGTTATTCAAGACAGAGGGGATTCTGCTCTTGATTCTGCTGTTTTTATCGAAGGAGGAAGTTTCAATATTGGTAATTTAAATTTAGGTAACCCTGTTTTAATTGAAAATGGCGAAGGTTTATGTGTGGGCGATAGCTACACTTTAAACGCTGGTTTAGACCCTAATTTATTTACTTTTGAGTGGTTTAAAGATGGTGTACAAATTCCAGGTCAAACAGGTCCTACTTTAACGGTAACAGAAACTGGAGATTATCATGTGGTTGCATTTGTTCCAAATGTACTATGTGATTTTGTGTCAGATCCCGTTCGAATAGAATTTTTTGATTATGTAACGATTTCCGCGCCCCAGAATATATCATTGTGTCCGAGTTCAGGTTCTTCGACCCGATTTAATTTAGACGATGCTTTGACGGGAGTAACGAGCAATCCAGATATATTATTCAGTTATTATTTAACGCAACAAGATGCGGAGAATGATACCAATGCAATTTCTAATTTTTATAATTTACCAAATAGTACTGTCGGTTCATTAACGATATGGGTTCGTGCCTACGAGTTAAACAATCCATGTCCTTATGTAACCTCATTTACAATCAGTTTACTAAATTGTAGTTTAACGTTAAATCCTTTACCGGACTTATCGATATGTGAAGGTGAAAGTGTACAGACATTTGATTTAACCGTTCAAACCCCAGTTGTTTACAACAATGCAGCAGGATATATAGTAACTTACCATTTAAGCAAACCCGATGCAGATACAGGCATCAATGCGATACCATCGGGAAGTTTAGCAACCTATAACGGAACAAATGGTGAACGTATATGGGTTCGCGTAACCGATAGTAACAACTCATTGTCATTTGGAGTAACTTCTTTCTATTTATATAGAAACTTATTACCGTTAATCCAAACCACAGTTTTACCAATCACAGCATGTGAAAACGGAAATACAGGTTTAGCAAATTTCGATTTAAATTTAGCTTATAGCACCGTACCTGTTAGTCCACTAGGTGTGTCTTTAGAGTTTTACAGCACGCAGCAAGATGCATTATTAGGCAACACCGCTTTAATGTTACCTGTAAATTACACCGGAGCAGCGGGAACCATTTATGTGCGTGTACGCAATTTAGATGGCGACTGTTTCACGGTAGTTCCTTTGCAGTTACAAATCATCAACACTCCAGTAGCTAACAGCATTGCACCATTAACATATTGTGATTTAAACAATGATGGATTTGGAGAGTTTAACTTAGATGTAACCCGCGTATTAATCGCAGGAAACCCAATGCCGGCTAATTCGGTAGTTACTTTCCACGAAACCCAAGGAGATGCAGATGCTAATGCCAATGCCATCTTCAATACCGGCGCTTACATCAATAAAGTAAAAGACCAACAAACGATTTATGTGCGCGTAGGGTTTACCAACTCTAGCTGTTATAACACGGTTCCTTTGGTGTTAATCGTAAACAAAACCCCTGCCATTACCCCAATTCGAGGTCTTCAGGTTTGTGACATTAATAATGATGGTGTAGAAACAGTAAACTTACGCAGCAAAGAATCAGAAATGTTAACCGGTTTAAACGCTGCTAACTATACAGTAAGCTACCATATAAGTTCAGCCGCAGCAATGGCAAATACGGGAGCAATAGGCAACCCAACCAATTTTTCAACCAATGTATCAACAGTAGTTTATGTACGTGTAACCGATAACACCACAGGCTGTTTCGTAGTAAGCCGCATCAATATTGAATTGGTAGCTATGCCGGTTGTAGCCAATCCGTTACCAACGGTTACAAAATGTGATACCAATGGCGATGGTTTTGAAGTGTTTGATTTAGCAAGCTTAAAAGCAGGAATCATCGGTACGCAACAAGGTTTAGATGTAAGTTTCCATTACAACAACATTGATGCGCAAACTGGGGTAAACCCATTGGCAAACCAATACCAAAATGTATCTGCCAACGTACAAACCATCTATGTACGCGTATTTAACGCAAGTACCGGATGTTTTGTAGTAAGCACTATGAATTTAGAAGTAAAAGCCAACCCTGTTATTGCCGTACCAAGTACACCTTACATAATATGTAGCGATTCAGGTTTTGGTACCATTAACATTTACTTATACGGAAAAGCATTGATAGATGCTACGGGTCAAAACTACGGATTCCAGTTTTTCGAAACCGAGTCTGATGCCATGAACAATATAAATAATATATCGAACCCGGTAGCCTATAACAATTTAACGCCAGGAAACTCAACGATTTGGATCCGCGTAAACGATCCGGTATCCGGTTGTTTCTCTGTATATCCAATTGCCTTCCAATTGGTAGTTCCACCAAAATTACCTGCGAGTTTACCAAAATTGGTGGAATGTGACGTGTTAGGAAGCACTCAAGATCAATTAAGCATATTTGATTTAACCGAGCAAAATGCGGCATTATTAGCGGCACAAACAGCTCAAGGAACCTACCAAATCCGTTTACTTTACTACCCAAGCATTGGCTAA
- a CDS encoding ABC transporter permease, which produces MNVSYFIAKRLATSKKYKNSVSAPIIKIAIAAVAISVIMMLVSVATGLGLQEKIRDKITSFNGHIVVSNFDNNQSEITLEPLSTQQNFYPNFTEVPEVTAVHPFATKAGVVRTEKSFEGIVFKGVDKDYQWNYLADYLSEGKLPEYKAEGMTNEVLISGYLANRLELKVGDKLETYFLRNQEAEMPNVRSFTIVGIYDSGFPQFDETFVIGDLKHVQRLNKWQQDEVGGFELFINDFTQIDAVADKVYSHIPSTLNSEPISTKYFHIFDWLKLFDFNIYIIVGLMILVAVINMVVALLVLILERTQMIGILKALGASNWSIRKIFVYNATYIVLIGLVIGNIIGLGLLLIQKYFGIITLDPTQYYVKEAPVQISLFYILLINVILVVISYIIMLLPSVLITKISPVKSIKFQ; this is translated from the coding sequence TTGAATGTATCTTATTTTATAGCTAAACGTTTAGCAACTTCTAAAAAGTATAAAAATAGTGTTTCTGCGCCAATAATAAAAATTGCAATTGCCGCAGTTGCCATCAGTGTGATTATGATGCTGGTCTCGGTGGCAACAGGTTTGGGTTTGCAGGAAAAAATACGCGATAAAATTACATCGTTTAATGGGCATATTGTGGTGTCGAATTTTGATAACAACCAGTCCGAAATCACTTTAGAACCGCTTTCTACCCAACAAAATTTCTATCCAAACTTTACCGAAGTACCCGAAGTGACAGCGGTGCATCCGTTTGCTACCAAAGCGGGAGTAGTTCGAACCGAAAAATCGTTTGAAGGAATTGTATTTAAAGGAGTTGATAAAGATTATCAATGGAACTATTTAGCAGATTATCTCTCAGAAGGAAAGTTGCCGGAATATAAAGCAGAAGGAATGACCAACGAAGTGCTTATTTCGGGTTATTTAGCCAATCGACTAGAGTTGAAAGTAGGCGACAAGTTAGAAACCTATTTTTTAAGAAATCAAGAAGCCGAAATGCCCAATGTGCGTTCCTTTACTATTGTAGGAATTTATGATTCAGGCTTTCCTCAGTTCGATGAAACCTTTGTTATTGGCGATTTAAAACACGTGCAACGCTTAAATAAATGGCAACAAGACGAGGTGGGTGGTTTTGAACTTTTCATAAACGATTTCACCCAGATTGATGCCGTTGCTGATAAAGTGTATAGTCATATTCCATCAACCTTAAACAGTGAGCCAATAAGCACCAAATACTTTCATATTTTTGATTGGCTAAAACTATTCGATTTTAATATTTATATTATTGTAGGGCTGATGATTTTGGTAGCAGTTATAAATATGGTAGTTGCTTTATTGGTTTTAATATTAGAACGCACGCAGATGATAGGTATATTAAAAGCTTTAGGAGCAAGCAATTGGAGTATTCGGAAGATATTTGTGTACAATGCCACTTATATAGTATTGATAGGTTTAGTGATAGGAAACATCATAGGCTTAGGATTGTTGCTGATTCAGAAATATTTTGGTATTATCACTCTAGACCCCACGCAATACTACGTAAAAGAAGCCCCAGTGCAAATTTCACTGTTTTATATCCTTTTAATAAATGTGATTTTAGTAGTAATTAGTTATATAATCATGTTGTTACCTTCGGTGCTCATCACAAAAATTTCTCCCGTAAAATCGATTAAGTTTCAGTAG